One Polynucleobacter sp. MWH-Spelu-300-X4 genomic window carries:
- a CDS encoding 3',5'-nucleoside bisphosphate phosphatase has translation MHTINADLHCHSVVSDGTLTPEALAARAKNNGVQLWALTDHDELGGQKRAKQAATELGMQYVSGVEISVTWSGQTVHIVGLGVDDENKLLIDGLYRTRNGRSERAKEMSAQLEKVGIPNAYEGALHFVGNPELVSRTHFARYLVEAGVCKDTDEVFANYLIEGKPGFVAHSWATLDNAVQWITGAGGVAVIAHPGRYRYTSLQLTQLYEQFKDLGGKGIEVVTGSHSATEFKTFAKVAQQYDFLASRGSDFHDPQESHTDLGQLPNLPTQLRPVWSVFQ, from the coding sequence ATGCACACAATCAATGCCGATTTGCATTGCCATTCCGTGGTTTCTGATGGGACATTAACTCCAGAAGCATTGGCAGCCCGTGCAAAAAATAATGGCGTGCAGTTGTGGGCCTTAACAGATCATGATGAGTTGGGTGGCCAGAAGCGAGCTAAACAAGCAGCTACTGAATTGGGTATGCAATATGTTTCGGGTGTGGAGATATCTGTTACTTGGTCTGGGCAAACAGTACACATTGTCGGCCTTGGTGTTGATGACGAAAACAAGCTGTTGATAGATGGCTTATATAGAACTCGTAATGGTCGGTCTGAACGCGCGAAAGAAATGTCAGCGCAGTTAGAGAAAGTGGGTATCCCTAATGCTTATGAAGGGGCGCTTCATTTTGTGGGCAACCCAGAATTAGTTTCTCGAACGCATTTTGCTAGATATTTAGTGGAAGCCGGTGTTTGCAAAGATACAGATGAAGTTTTTGCCAATTATTTAATTGAAGGTAAACCTGGTTTTGTGGCCCATTCATGGGCAACCCTTGATAATGCTGTTCAATGGATTACAGGGGCTGGCGGGGTGGCAGTTATTGCGCACCCAGGGAGATATCGCTATACCTCTTTGCAATTAACGCAGCTATATGAGCAATTTAAAGATTTGGGTGGCAAGGGGATTGAAGTGGTTACGGGCAGCCATAGTGCCACTGAGTTCAAAACATTTGCTAAAGTAGCGCAGCAGTATGATTTTTTGGCTTCTAGAGGGTCTGATTTTCATGACCCCCAAGAGAGCCATACGGATTTGGGACAATTACCTAATCTACCTACGCAATTACGACCTGTTTGGTCGGTGTTTCAATAA